The following are from one region of the Chloracidobacterium sp. genome:
- a CDS encoding sugar ABC transporter permease produces MAETERPKIDTSSLRAYIMIAVLAIIWMYFHWATDSIFLTPRNLSNLMTQMSVTGILAVGMLMLIVSANIDLSVGSVLGFAGGIAAYSLTTLGHGLPASILFAVIVGIAIGVFQGSLTAYLNIPAFIVTLGGLLAWRGAVKWLIGGNTVPISDDTFKSIGQGNLQTSVGWILAGLAIAFVIVLAYRSARSVKEYGLGEANYGAAMLKAVVPIGGIVAFIWVMNSYQGVPIPVLIFVAVALLGAFITTSTTFGRYLYAIGGNSEAARLSGINIKLNVIKVYAILGAFTGIAALIFTGRVGSAAPDAGVLKELDAIAACVIGGASLMGGRGTVFGACLGALIMASLDNGMSLLNVRDFMQDIIKGSILVAAVGLDMFGRKQG; encoded by the coding sequence ATGGCTGAAACTGAAAGACCAAAGATCGACACATCGTCACTAAGGGCGTACATAATGATCGCGGTGCTTGCGATCATATGGATGTATTTCCATTGGGCGACCGATTCGATCTTCTTGACCCCTCGAAACCTCTCTAATCTAATGACCCAGATGTCGGTTACCGGCATCCTTGCGGTCGGGATGCTGATGCTGATCGTCTCGGCAAATATCGACCTTTCGGTCGGGTCGGTGCTCGGCTTTGCCGGCGGGATAGCGGCGTATTCGCTGACAACGCTCGGTCACGGCCTTCCGGCATCTATCTTGTTCGCCGTTATCGTCGGCATAGCGATCGGCGTATTTCAGGGTTCGCTGACCGCTTATCTTAACATTCCCGCATTTATTGTTACGCTCGGTGGATTGCTCGCCTGGCGCGGTGCCGTAAAATGGCTGATCGGCGGCAATACGGTCCCGATCTCAGACGATACGTTCAAGTCGATCGGGCAAGGCAACCTGCAGACGAGCGTTGGGTGGATACTCGCCGGCCTGGCGATCGCATTTGTGATCGTTCTGGCTTACAGGAGTGCAAGGTCGGTCAAAGAGTATGGCCTCGGCGAAGCCAATTATGGGGCAGCAATGCTGAAAGCCGTGGTACCTATCGGCGGTATTGTTGCCTTTATATGGGTCATGAACTCATATCAGGGTGTGCCGATACCGGTTTTGATATTCGTCGCGGTAGCATTGCTCGGGGCTTTTATCACCACATCTACGACCTTCGGCCGATACCTTTACGCGATCGGCGGAAATTCAGAAGCGGCGAGGCTTTCGGGCATCAATATCAAGCTGAACGTGATCAAAGTGTATGCGATCCTCGGTGCATTCACCGGTATCGCCGCATTGATCTTTACCGGGCGTGTCGGCAGTGCTGCCCCCGACGCTGGCGTTCTGAAAGAGCTTGACGCGATCGCTGCTTGCGTCATCGGCGGAGCCTCGTTGATGGGCGGCCGCGGTACGGTCTTTGGAGCGTGCCTCGGAGCACTCATAATGGCCAGCCTCGATAACGGTATGTCGCTTCTCAACGTCCGCGATTTCATGCAGGACATAATCAAAGGCTCGATACTCGTTGCGGCGGTCGGGTTAGATATGTTCGGGCGTAAACAGGGCTAA